The following coding sequences are from one Leucoraja erinacea ecotype New England chromosome 2, Leri_hhj_1, whole genome shotgun sequence window:
- the LOC129706047 gene encoding LOW QUALITY PROTEIN: tonsoku-like protein (The sequence of the model RefSeq protein was modified relative to this genomic sequence to represent the inferred CDS: deleted 2 bases in 1 codon), protein MAEVARRQRAPLRQDGGRLPATRAPLRQDGGGLPTNVRGSPARLRPVTPANVRLSVKMEAVLPGNVRGPDYHGGRLRWQHGRGPPLGPMRADSLGGGRRAGGVTCARIGLLSYSSIPSGPHVAASAPHRPVRCNVISSCPQAQVLKLLHSVQQKGGHPEAGATLAQLQELQQSGESGEESEAEEVENSEPLEDSELELSESDDEDMEGYDKPVSGRRKINQWNRRNEKGETVLHRACIDGNLKHVQSLVEKGHPLNPRDNCGWTPLHEACNHGYLEIVRFLLDHQANVNDAGGPHCEGITPLHDAIACGNFSVAELLVQKGASVSVRNAKGLTPLDGLREWQHLYRRDLDQETRQQCRHLERILTGSHDRGNTVRPVPELAESELFDSESSQLSHTTEAGSRALGVEDRRGRGSGVSGGDGVGRCSQRWVEEPPTTQVTTRSRLDWSDEDEDDLPLECFRPFRKRQRSARDGEGDPVTLSVSDGTAGGRGSLRPERERESHDPCAATSTYLSAMRSLGSAQSRFLCQTLAEPAPAPTPALTPSALIPDAECLEEDWLEDDLWDGRHRKRPRERGGVVPETDPAARPAPNPTNSPRLPQPRKRPRQMRMTQIVERTVVGRTAGRSRQGGAALGNSDDLTPELWSTAPNVSVSQSPALPITQTVNTAVPPLIRVKVTVQETIFLIPVPHSSGEVHTVSWLAEQASQRYYQTCGLRPKLSLKKEGALLDPLDPITHVLQSDEEVLAVVLSWDLPPLSDRYKKACHSLGLVEDNLVLRACEVQGGGSCFRLSGVPLGTERLAPLLRSLRLHTAMRELRLAATRLAPPALETLLATLLTLPNLTLLDLSDNLISGPGLRELSEGVRRSAQPPFQSLRELNLSLNPLGEGSWQSLAVLLECCPVLTTLRLQACRLTTSSLQQHRHQLAEAMKGSLHLKTLCLSHNALGGLGVELILQSLPHRSLTHLDLSAVGGAGGDTLRVEHFVRYLSQDGCCLTHLKLSANRLTDDSLHDLSRCLLLCRSLEALDLSANPGLTTAGLDLLLGAVRVRSSGLQFLSLAGASVQEWSMAEGTAPRVGELQLCSAGLHKGEMERLAGSWRSALGGRGRALCRLHKCLLRAVPSGQS, encoded by the exons ATGGCGGAGGTTGCCCGTAGGCAACGAGCGCCTCTCCGGCAAGATGGCGGGCGGTTGCCGGCAACAAGAGCGCCTCTCCGGCAAGATGGCGGCGGTTTGCCAACAAACGTGCGCGGTTCCCCGGCAAGATTGCGGCCCGTTACCCCGGCAAACGTGCGCCTCTCCGTTAAGATGGAGGCGGTTTTGCCCGGCAACGTGCGCGGCCCCGACTACCATGGCGGGCGGTTGCGCTGGCAACACGGGCGCGGCCCCCCGCTGGGTCCCATGCGCGCAGACTCACTCGGCGGTGGCCGGAGAGCGGGCGGAGTCACATGCGCTCGGATCGGTCTCCTCTCGTACTCTTCTATCCCGTCCGGGCCGCATGTCGCAGCCTCAGCGCCGCATCGTCCCGTGC GGTGTAACGTTATCTCCTCCTGCCCACAGGCTCAGGTGCTGAAGCTTCTTCATTCGGTGCAGCAGAAGGGAGGTCACCCCGAGGCCGGGGCCACCCTGGCCCAGCTACAGGAGCTGCAGCAGAGCGGCGAGAGCGGGGAGGAGAGCGAGGCGGAGGAGGTGGAGAACAGCGAGCCCCTGGAGGACAGCGAGCTGGAGCTCTCAGAGAGCG ATGACGAAGACATGGAAGGTTATGATAAGCCCGTCTCGGGACGGAGGAAGATAAATCAA TGGAACCGCAGAAACGAGAAGGGGGAGACGGTGTTACACCGAGCCTGCATCGATGGCAACCTGAAGCACGTCCAGAGTCTGGTGGAGAAG GGACACCCATTGAACCCGCGAGATAACTGTGGCTGGACACCACTTCACGAAGCCTGCAACCATGGGTACCTGG AGATCGTGCGCTTCCTGCTGGACCACCAGGCCAATGTCAACGATGCCGGGGGGCCGCACTGCGAGGGCATCACCCCCCTGCACGACGCCATC GCCTGCGGGAACTTCTCCGTCGCCGAGCTGCTGGTCCAGAAAGGAGCGTCGGTGTCTGTGCGGAATGCCAAG GGGCTGACTCCCCTCGATGGGCTGCGGGaatggcagcacctctaccgcagGGACCTGGATCAAGAAACCCGGCAGCAGTGCAGGCACCTGGAGAGGATACTGACGGGGTCCCATGACCGAGGCAACACCGTGC GCCCCGTGCCAGAGCTGGCAGAGAGCGAGCTGTTTGACTCTGAGAGTTCCCAGCTCTCACACACCACTGAGGCCGGTTCGAGGGCCCTGGGAGTGGAGGATCGGCGAGGGAGAGGCAGCGGGGTCTCGGGCGGGGACGGCGTGGGGCGCTGCTCCCAGAGGTGGGTAGAGGAGCCCCCAACCACCCAGGTGACAACAAGGAGCCGTCTGGATTGGTCGGACGAGGATGAGGATGACCTCCCGCTGGAGTGTTTCCGGCCATTCAGGAAGCGGCAGAGGTCGGCGAGAGACGGCGAGGGAGACCCGGTGACCCTCAGTGTCAGTGATGGGACGGCAGGCGGCCGGGGGTCTCTCCGCCCGGAGCGGGAGCGGGAATCGCACGATCCCTGTGCTGCCACCTCCACCTACCTGAGTGCCATGCGGAGCCTGGGAAGCGCCCAGTCCCGGTTCTTGTGCCAGACCCTGGCTgagccagccccagccccaaccccagccctaaCCCCGTCGGCCCTGATCCCAGACGCTGAGTGcctggaggaggactggctggaGGACGACCTGTGGGATGGACGGCACAGGAAGAGGCCGCGGGAGAGGGGCGGAGTGGTCCCAGAAACTGACCCTGCTGCCAGACCTGCCCCCAACCCCACCAACTCCCCCAGGCTTCCCCAGCCCAGGAAGAGGCCGCGGCAGATGCGGATGACCCAGATCGTGGAGAGGACGGTGGTGGGGAGGACGGCAGGGCGCTCCAGACAGGGAGGGGCTGCCTTGGGCAACTCCGATGATCTCACCCCAGAGCTCTGGTCCACCGCACCTAACGTCTCCGTCTCACAG agTCCAGCCCTGCCGATTACACAGACCGTCAACACCGCAGTGCCTCCGTTAATTAGAGTGAAGGTCACTGTGCAAGAGACCATCTTTCTGATCCCAGTTCCACACAG CAGCGGTGAGGTGCACACAGTGTCCTGGCTGGCTGAACAGGCCAGCCAGCGCTATTACCAGACCTGTGGTCTAAGGCCCaagctcagcctgaagaaggaaggAGCCCTGCTGGACCCACTGGATCCCATCACCCACGTCCTGCAGAGTGACGAGGAG GTGCTGGCCGTTGTCTTGTCCTGGGACCTGCCTCCCCTCTCTGACAGATACAAGAAAGCCTGTCACAGCCTGGGACTGG TTGAGGACAACCTGGTGCTGAGGGCGTGCGAGGTGCAGGGAGGCGGCTCCTGCTTCCGGCTGAGTGGGGTGCCGCTGGGCACGGAGCGCCTGGCCCCGCTCCTCCGCTCCCTCCGCCTACACACGGCCATGCGGGAGCTGCGTCTGGCAGCCACCCGGCTGGCACCGCCCGCCCTGGAGACACTACTCGCTACCCTGCTCACCCTGCCCAACCTCACCCTGCTCGACCTCTCCGACAACCTCATCAGCGGCCCCGGCCTGAGGGAGCTCAGTGAGGGAGTGCGCCGCTCCGCCCAACCCCCCTTCCAG AGTCTGCGGGAGTTGAACCTGAGCCTCAACCCGCTGGGGGAGGGCAGCTGGCAGAGCCTGGCCGTGCTGCTGGAGTGCTGTCCCGTGCTGACCACGCTCAGACTCCAGGCCTGCAGGCTGACCACTAGCTCCCTGCAGCAGCATCGCCACCAGCTTGCAGAGGCCATGAAAG GTTCCCTGCATCTGAAGACACTGTGCCTGTCACACAATGCGTTGGGAGGGCTGGGGGTGGAGCTGATCCTGCAGAGCCTCCCCCACCGCTCCCTCACTCACCTGGACCTGTCGGCAGTGGGGGGGGCAGGCGGTGACACCCTCCGCGTCGAGCACTTCGTCAGGTACCTGTCACAG gatggatgctgcctgacccacctgaAGCTCTCTGCCAACCGCCTGACGGACGACTCTCTCCATGATCTCTCCAG GTGTTTGCTCCTCTGCCGCTCCCTGGAGGCCCTGGATCTCTCCGCCAACCCTGGACTCACCACCGCAGGCCTGGACCTGCTGCTGGGAGCAGTGCGGGTGCGCAGCTCTGGGCTGCAATTCCTCAGCCTGGCAG GTGCCTCTGTCCAGGAGTGGTCCATGGCGGAGGGTACAGCCCCCCGGGTGGGGGAGCTGCAGCTGTGCAGCGCGGGGCTGCacaagggggagatggagaggctgGCGGGGAGCTGGCGCAGTGCCCTGGGGGGCCGGGGCAGGGCCCTGTGTCGTCTGCACAAGTGCCTGCTACGGGCAGTGCCCAGTGGTCAGAGCTAA